The following are encoded together in the Candidatus Zixiibacteriota bacterium genome:
- a CDS encoding helix-turn-helix domain-containing protein has protein sequence MVRSKEIAARVVELAIEKKLAYAEAAELLEVSARTIHNYVKKYLKNGKAGLIDHRRGRCYKLTPEMKQRIINCKAERPHRSARWIRDRLKLNVSPEAVRQVLVKHRLEIEPAAATITSRGRLFEGARTVPSGADIQGAQRRIG, from the coding sequence GTGGTAAGAAGCAAGGAGATTGCCGCGCGAGTAGTCGAGCTTGCGATTGAGAAGAAGCTCGCCTATGCCGAAGCGGCCGAACTTTTGGAAGTCAGCGCGCGGACGATTCATAACTACGTCAAAAAATATCTGAAGAACGGAAAGGCCGGCCTGATCGATCACCGGCGCGGGCGCTGTTACAAGCTGACCCCGGAAATGAAGCAAAGGATCATCAACTGCAAAGCCGAACGCCCGCATCGGTCGGCGCGCTGGATTCGAGACCGGCTGAAGCTCAACGTGAGCCCGGAAGCCGTGCGGCAGGTGCTGGTGAAGCACCGGCTGGAAATCGAGCCCGCAGCGGCGACAATTACATCGAGGGGGCGGCTCTTCGAGGGGGCGAGGACCGTCCCGAGCGGTGCCGATATACAAGGAGCTCAAAGGAGAATCGGGTGA
- a CDS encoding asparagine synthase-related protein, translated as MSGIAGIYCLDGRPVDRGLLQRMLDCVPHLGPDGARTWAAGSVGLGCRQLRTTEESLHEVQPAVNRDRTCRLVFDGRVDNREELIDRLRPEIGKLENPTDVALVLDAYDVWGVDCLKWVVGDFAFALWDDKVRRLFCARDTYGIRPFYYRFDEKRFVFASECAQLFEDPEISVEVDDDKVAEWFTWCGIQCHTYRDLSRSYFKGISELPFAHYLIVTRAGARLHKYWEIDPGKEIRYRDRGQYAEHFRELFKESVRCRLRSAGPVGAELSGGFDSSSIVCTAHELYSSAAAANKGFTAFSLVFDELGCDERPLITSVLDKYSVASRFVVADGLCGLLDPRGDEPARSKIDYPNRLVIHEAGRALYRLAHESGTRIMLSGDGAENHVIGTSFVWDSLVRSWEWGELLARLGAECLQSGVRSSLGRLVRFGLVPLLPHGVSRSYYYRWMHTELERPVIPDWFTPSFRDRILSRVVEQKKCLGGFPKFKEWGRQLEYEFLNPGRWVIQMPYPLPVERRFPYHDRRLVEFCLAVPPEAKYEHLAHTRRRNIRGRVLQRHGLEGILPEAIRQCEIKINYTDVYRRRFRDFGSDYLKLFASRAEPIAGKLGYIDATRFGGVLSDALRLSESPQGVPAILHRWIDQVAQLEIWLRAVASRQKRLSLSGSSLPGVEERARREAFRPAGNGRG; from the coding sequence GTGAGCGGTATAGCGGGCATCTATTGCCTCGACGGCAGGCCGGTGGACCGGGGCCTGCTCCAGAGGATGCTCGACTGCGTTCCGCATCTCGGGCCGGACGGCGCGCGGACATGGGCTGCGGGCTCCGTCGGGTTGGGGTGCCGGCAGCTCCGTACGACCGAAGAATCGCTGCACGAGGTTCAACCGGCTGTTAACCGCGACCGAACCTGCCGGCTCGTGTTTGATGGTCGTGTGGACAATCGGGAGGAGTTGATCGACAGGCTCCGGCCGGAGATTGGAAAACTCGAAAACCCGACCGACGTTGCCCTCGTGCTCGATGCTTACGACGTTTGGGGGGTCGATTGCCTCAAGTGGGTCGTCGGCGACTTTGCGTTCGCCCTGTGGGATGACAAGGTTCGGCGTCTGTTTTGTGCTCGCGATACGTACGGCATTCGGCCCTTTTATTATCGTTTCGACGAAAAACGTTTCGTTTTCGCGTCGGAGTGCGCCCAGTTGTTCGAGGATCCCGAGATTTCCGTAGAAGTCGATGATGACAAAGTAGCCGAGTGGTTCACGTGGTGCGGTATCCAATGCCACACCTACCGCGATCTCAGCCGGTCGTATTTCAAGGGAATCTCGGAGCTTCCTTTCGCTCATTATCTGATCGTGACACGGGCCGGCGCTCGCCTACACAAGTATTGGGAGATCGATCCGGGCAAAGAGATTCGCTATCGAGACAGGGGGCAATACGCAGAGCATTTCCGGGAGCTTTTCAAGGAGTCCGTTCGCTGCCGGCTGCGAAGCGCCGGCCCGGTCGGGGCGGAGCTGAGCGGGGGGTTCGATTCTTCGTCGATCGTGTGCACCGCACACGAGCTCTACAGCTCGGCCGCTGCGGCGAACAAGGGATTCACGGCGTTCTCGCTGGTTTTCGACGAGCTGGGGTGTGACGAGCGGCCTTTGATCACATCGGTTCTGGACAAGTACAGCGTGGCGTCGCGTTTCGTGGTCGCCGACGGGCTTTGCGGCCTGCTGGATCCGCGCGGGGACGAGCCGGCCCGGTCGAAGATCGATTACCCGAACCGGCTCGTCATCCACGAAGCGGGAAGGGCTCTCTATCGGCTCGCGCACGAAAGCGGCACGCGAATCATGTTGAGCGGCGACGGAGCGGAAAACCACGTCATCGGGACGTCGTTCGTCTGGGATTCCCTCGTTCGGAGCTGGGAGTGGGGGGAGCTTCTCGCCCGCCTCGGGGCGGAGTGCCTGCAAAGCGGTGTGCGCAGCAGCCTCGGCCGCCTGGTCAGATTCGGGCTGGTCCCGTTGTTGCCGCACGGCGTCAGCCGTTCTTACTACTATCGCTGGATGCACACGGAGCTGGAGCGGCCCGTGATACCGGACTGGTTCACCCCGTCCTTCCGCGACAGGATTCTCAGTCGGGTCGTGGAGCAGAAAAAATGCCTCGGCGGGTTTCCGAAGTTCAAGGAATGGGGGAGGCAGCTGGAGTACGAGTTTCTCAACCCGGGGCGGTGGGTGATTCAAATGCCTTACCCCCTCCCAGTCGAGCGGAGATTTCCGTATCACGACAGGCGTCTGGTGGAGTTCTGCCTGGCCGTCCCGCCGGAGGCGAAATACGAGCACTTGGCGCACACCAGGAGGAGGAACATCCGGGGACGAGTGCTTCAGCGGCACGGCCTCGAGGGAATTCTTCCGGAAGCGATTCGGCAGTGCGAGATCAAGATCAATTACACCGACGTGTATCGCCGGAGATTTCGCGACTTCGGGTCCGACTACCTCAAGCTCTTCGCGTCTCGGGCAGAGCCGATTGCCGGAAAGCTGGGCTATATCGACGCGACAAGGTTCGGGGGCGTGTTGTCAGACGCGCTCAGACTCAGCGAAAGCCCCCAAGGAGTGCCGGCGATCCTCCATCGTTGGATCGATCAGGTCGCTCAGCTCGAGATCTGGCTTCGAGCCGTTGCGAGCCGGCAGAAACGGCTTTCCCTCTCCGGGTCGTCCCTTCCCGGGGTTGAGGAGAGGGCGCGTCGCGAGGCGTTCCGGCCGGCAGGCAACGGCCGCGGTTAG
- a CDS encoding PqqD family protein, translating into MIRDDSIVTVPRDVIFQALDGEAVLLNTRTEIYFGLDAVGTRIWQLLSEHRLPAKVVSAMLEEYDIEEAELRSRVMEFIEKLRDKGLVEIA; encoded by the coding sequence ATGATCCGAGACGATTCGATCGTCACCGTTCCACGGGACGTGATCTTCCAGGCGCTCGACGGAGAGGCGGTCCTTTTGAACACGCGGACCGAGATTTATTTTGGCCTCGATGCAGTAGGCACCCGTATCTGGCAGCTGCTGTCGGAGCACCGGCTGCCGGCCAAGGTCGTCAGTGCAATGCTGGAGGAATATGACATCGAGGAAGCAGAATTGCGGTCTCGGGTGATGGAATTTATCGAGAAGCTGCGCGACAAGGGCCTCGTCGAGATCGCGTAG
- a CDS encoding ABC transporter ATP-binding protein produces MSFVQTLLPNLKRALVFVWQSSPVLTAASVVLVFVLGLLPLAGLYLIKLVVDAVSAATVAADKAGALEQVVWLVLLSGGVALLELLCTTVSGVVGTAHSQLVTDRMQDLLHAKSIEVDLEYYENPQYYDTLHRAQQEAPFRPNRILHGLLQLGQSAVSLVAIVAVLVSFHWLVPVLLAAAAIPGLLVRFRHARKIYAWERENTRLERQASYFNWLLTRDTHAKEIRLFNLGRLFADRFRDLRAGLRRERLGLTTRRSVDELITQSSAVVAAFGLYAFLAARAAHGLVTLGELVMFYQGVQRGQSYLRQFLGSIARLYEDNLFLSNMYEFLNLRPKIVESRTPKSVRPLREKGIVFDHVGFQYPLGDRKVLEDISLTIRPGEHIALVGENGAGKTTLVKLLCRLYDPTEGRISLDGIDLRDLAIQDLRRNISVILQDYARYHLTARDNIWLGNTDLEPGDGRVVEAAREAGAHDAIAGLKNGYDTILGKWFEKGEELSVGEWQKIALARAFLRRAQIMIMDEPTSSMDARAEYEVFEKFHELARGRTVILISHRLSTVRMADRIYFLEGGRIVERGTHDELLDRGGKYARLFEIQAQYYR; encoded by the coding sequence GTGTCCTTCGTGCAAACGCTCCTGCCCAACCTGAAGCGAGCCCTGGTCTTCGTCTGGCAAAGCTCGCCCGTTCTGACGGCTGCGAGCGTTGTCCTGGTGTTTGTGTTGGGGCTCTTGCCCCTGGCCGGTTTGTATCTGATCAAGCTCGTGGTCGACGCGGTGAGCGCGGCGACCGTGGCCGCGGACAAGGCCGGAGCGCTCGAACAGGTGGTCTGGCTCGTCCTGCTTTCCGGCGGGGTCGCGCTCCTGGAACTGCTGTGCACCACGGTATCCGGCGTCGTCGGCACGGCGCATTCTCAACTCGTTACCGATCGGATGCAGGACCTGCTCCACGCCAAGTCCATCGAGGTGGACCTGGAATACTACGAGAACCCGCAATACTACGACACGCTCCATAGGGCCCAACAAGAGGCCCCGTTTCGGCCCAACCGGATTCTCCACGGCCTCCTCCAGCTCGGCCAGAGCGCCGTGTCCCTGGTGGCAATCGTAGCGGTGCTGGTGTCGTTTCACTGGCTCGTGCCGGTCCTTCTCGCGGCCGCGGCAATTCCCGGGCTGCTCGTTCGCTTTCGGCACGCGCGCAAAATCTACGCTTGGGAGCGCGAGAACACGCGCCTCGAGAGACAGGCGTCGTACTTCAACTGGTTGCTCACGAGGGACACCCATGCCAAGGAGATTCGGTTGTTCAACCTGGGCCGGCTGTTCGCTGACCGTTTTCGCGATCTGCGGGCCGGGCTGCGGCGGGAACGGCTGGGGCTTACGACGAGACGCTCGGTGGACGAGCTAATAACGCAGTCGAGCGCCGTGGTGGCCGCCTTCGGGTTGTACGCCTTTTTGGCGGCGCGGGCCGCCCACGGCCTGGTGACCCTCGGAGAGCTCGTCATGTTCTACCAGGGCGTCCAGCGCGGCCAGAGCTATCTGCGGCAGTTCCTCGGCAGCATCGCGCGGCTGTACGAAGACAATCTTTTTCTTTCCAATATGTACGAGTTTCTGAACCTCCGCCCGAAAATCGTGGAGTCGCGAACGCCGAAATCGGTTCGGCCGTTGCGCGAGAAGGGCATCGTGTTCGACCACGTCGGGTTTCAGTATCCGCTGGGGGATCGTAAGGTGCTTGAAGATATAAGCCTCACCATCCGTCCCGGAGAACATATCGCGCTGGTGGGGGAGAACGGCGCGGGAAAAACCACGCTCGTCAAGCTCCTGTGCCGGTTATACGATCCGACCGAGGGCAGGATCTCCCTCGACGGGATCGATCTTCGAGATCTCGCCATTCAGGACCTCCGCCGAAACATCAGCGTCATCCTGCAGGACTACGCGCGCTACCACCTGACGGCCCGCGACAACATCTGGCTGGGAAATACAGATCTGGAACCCGGGGACGGGCGGGTCGTAGAAGCAGCCCGGGAAGCGGGCGCCCATGACGCGATCGCGGGCCTCAAAAACGGTTACGACACGATCCTCGGCAAATGGTTCGAGAAGGGCGAAGAACTCAGCGTCGGAGAATGGCAGAAGATCGCTCTCGCGCGGGCGTTCCTGCGCCGGGCTCAGATCATGATCATGGACGAGCCGACGAGCTCAATGGACGCCAGGGCCGAGTACGAGGTTTTCGAGAAGTTTCACGAACTCGCCCGGGGGCGGACGGTCATCCTGATCAGCCACAGGCTGTCCACGGTCCGCATGGCCGATCGAATCTACTTCCTCGAGGGCGGAAGGATCGTCGAACGGGGAACGCACGATGAGCTGCTCGATCGCGGCGGCAAGTACGCGCGTCTCTTCGAGATCCAGGCGCAGTACTACCGGTAG
- a CDS encoding nucleotidyltransferase family protein, translated as MLERGLILYSARNAIDSAAAAAIQRIASSPLAWEKVVLTASMHGVLPLVYRALKRLPDATVPAEILDQLRRNYLANAAMSLSFTSEMLKILGWLEAEHIKAIPFKGPTLAAAAYGHLTLRQFGDLDILIRKKDFERVRKLLLAGGYRPWRDLTDAEESEHLRSAHAYTFVRTDSPAKVDLHWKIAQQRYSFGLDLDSLWRRAGRVSLGGKEIPTLCAEDLVMVLCIHGTKHCWQRLGWICDVAEVVRTNPEMNWDAVLARAESWHALRAVLLGLDLAGNLLGAPLTERVRAAIDRDRRVRRVSFLFQRRLFARSHGMGPLERAALFFMARERLRDKLPHLAYTVRQALAPNELDRNLLSLPEILYFLYYPLRVMRLTYAAVGRILAPLTVYRPETEDRKPARTSGSSRTPGAETGEQ; from the coding sequence GTGCTGGAAAGGGGGCTGATCCTATACAGCGCCCGTAACGCTATCGATTCAGCCGCAGCGGCCGCAATTCAACGCATCGCGAGCAGCCCCCTGGCTTGGGAAAAGGTCGTTCTTACAGCGTCGATGCACGGGGTCCTGCCTTTGGTTTATCGAGCCTTGAAACGTCTTCCTGACGCCACCGTTCCCGCCGAGATTCTCGATCAGTTGCGGCGGAATTATCTCGCCAATGCCGCCATGTCGCTGTCGTTCACGAGCGAAATGTTGAAGATCTTGGGGTGGCTGGAGGCCGAGCACATCAAAGCGATTCCATTCAAGGGACCGACGCTTGCGGCGGCTGCCTACGGTCACCTGACACTCAGGCAATTCGGCGACCTGGATATTTTGATTCGCAAAAAAGATTTCGAGCGCGTCAGGAAACTGCTCTTGGCCGGCGGCTATCGTCCGTGGCGGGACCTCACGGACGCTGAAGAATCGGAGCATCTGCGATCAGCTCACGCTTATACGTTCGTGCGGACGGACAGCCCGGCCAAGGTCGACTTGCATTGGAAGATTGCTCAGCAAAGGTATTCGTTCGGCCTGGATCTGGACAGCCTGTGGCGCCGGGCGGGGCGCGTATCCCTTGGGGGAAAAGAAATACCGACGCTTTGCGCTGAAGACCTGGTCATGGTTCTCTGCATTCACGGGACGAAGCACTGCTGGCAGCGGCTCGGGTGGATATGCGACGTGGCCGAAGTGGTGCGGACGAATCCGGAAATGAACTGGGATGCTGTGCTCGCTCGTGCGGAAAGCTGGCACGCGCTGCGGGCAGTCTTGCTAGGGCTGGATCTCGCGGGAAATCTGCTCGGGGCGCCGTTGACGGAGCGGGTCCGGGCCGCGATCGATCGAGACCGCCGCGTCCGCCGGGTTTCGTTTCTGTTTCAGCGCAGACTGTTTGCGCGTTCGCATGGAATGGGGCCGCTCGAACGCGCGGCGCTTTTCTTTATGGCGCGGGAGCGGTTGCGCGACAAGCTTCCCCACCTGGCTTATACGGTTCGGCAAGCCTTGGCTCCCAACGAGCTCGACAGGAACCTGCTGTCACTCCCGGAAATTCTCTACTTTCTCTATTACCCGCTGCGCGTGATGAGGCTCACGTATGCGGCAGTGGGGCGGATACTGGCGCCGCTGACGGTCTATCGACCGGAGACCGAAGACCGGAAACCGGCACGAACCTCCGGATCGTCGAGAACACCAGGCGCTGAGACCGGAGAGCAGTGA